The window tttaagcaattgtttgattttttccaacaaggtgaGTAATTTGTTACAACAACTAAAGCAATTTGTTTAaaaagattagtaacttgttgaaacagattagtaacttgttgaaataaATTAGTAACTTGTTAACTTCTTCAACAACGTATGCATCTATTGCAATAAttagtaagcaaaataaataagttcataaacagaAATTGATCAATAGACACCTTggctccaaataccacaacttaagtaataatttGTTCAGCAACTGCCTTCTGGGGTGTAGCAGATTTCCTTGATCTACTCCATCTCCTTCGTTTCCATCATtagtttcttcatcttctagttcttcttcactttcttcatttgTATCTACTGCTTCTTGGCTCTGTTCTGCATCTCTTTCTGAGGATTGATTGTTAATTTGGCTGTCAATTTGACTATATCTTTCCTCAACTTTGCTGATTCATAAATAGGTtgtctgttgcaacaagtgtagaacttgttgcactacacttgttgcaacaactacaaatctgttggacatcttctacaaacagaaccaaataaccgaagctatgtccaacagatttgtaatTGTTACAACAGATTGtctaattgttgcaacaagtgtagaacttgttgcaataactacaaatctgtaggatatcttctacaaatagaaccaaataactgaagttatgtccaacagatttgtagttgttgcaacagattgcctacttgttacaacaagtgtaaagcttgttgcaacaactacaaatttgttggatatcttctacaaacagaagcaaataactgaagctatgtccaacagattagtgagtcgttgcaacagattgtctagttgttgcaaaaagtgtagaacttgttccaacaactacaaatcaccGTTGGTTATCTTCTAAAACGAACAGATAAATATCAGACAAGAACAAAAACTATATGTTGGATATATTTtcctaaaccctgaaccatacCAGGACAATAACAGAAAAAccatctatttcactacaaacacacaacaacaacctagATTTTGTCCAAAGTTTTcctgaaccaaaaaaaaaaaaaaaaaaaaattcaaaacttcctttcaagattgttttttttttttgttttggagtGGGTGGGgtgtgcaaaaaaccaaaaccaaaaacttttcaaaaccttttttttttttgggtggatGGGGGaagtaagaaataaaaaaaataaaaaaaaatcaaaaacttcttttcaaaaaaaaaatatttttttgggttgtgggggggggggggtggtgcaaaaacaaaaaaataaaaactttgcAAAACTTCTTTTTTCAGAACAATTTTTTTAGGATGGGGGtgcaaaagaacaaaaagaaaaacttttctaacttttaaaaaaaaaaatattttttggggtGAGGGGTTGGAGGAGGCGAGTGGgggttgttaaaaaaaaaaaaaaaaaacgtaaaaaaaattgaggtgggggtggggggggggggggggggttgggatGAGGAggggggtgaaaaaataaataaataaaatcgaaacttttttaaaaaaaatcattttggagggcggggggcgggggggggtgGGAGGAGGTCGAGGGGGgtggtgaaaaagcaaataaaaaaaatttaaaacttttagtttaaaaaaaaaaaaattggggttgggcgggggaggggtggggggaggggcgGAGGAGGGGTGGGAGCGGGGAGGCtagtgaaaaagcaaataaaaaaatttaaaacttttttaaaaaaaaaaaaaaaaaattggtggtggggaaggggggggggggggggcccggAGTGGGGGTTTAGGGTTTATAAACACCAgaacacactttttttttttttttctttaagaacaaattataagttttaaaaattataatttagttGCAACTTAAGTTAATCACATTTTTAAGACAAATTTGACCTTGGCTGGTCAAACTtgtcaccatttctaattaAGAGACTTTTTTGTCACCATAAGTTTATTCTTCCCACTCTCTCCCTCATAAATAATTCTCCTCCCATTTTTCTTAATCACACGTTTTTGATCATTCAAGTCCTTCGGAACGAACTTTGTTCCATGTGCGGGCTTGAAATTCTTACATTAAATTCAAGTTTCTCTTCTCCGAAGTTTAATTGTGAAGTACAATTTTGTATTAAAAAGTGCAGGTTCtgcatttcaattttaattaatttactcctaagcagtgttttaaaaggcgtttaCGGGGCGAGCCCCGGGGCGAGCCCGGGGGCGGGGCGTACCAAAAATGCCCTGGGGCGATGGGTCGGGCGAAAGTCCCCAAAGGCGTACGCCCGGAATTCGGGGCGTACGCCGGCGTTTggggagttttttttttgttggggcgtGTTGGGGCGTAGCCTTAAAACTTCTTCAAACTAAaacgaaatttgttaaataagtccttaatataatgcccaaattctcaaaagtcaacatgtaattactcaaatgttttaaaaaggaactgaagcattaaatttaaaagtcaagacccttttttattgctagaatgcctaatatatattctttttcgattatttatcttgtcttctactatctcaaaaaagtaaTGAGCAGTCACTTGTActtgtaagtagcgtataatagattgttctaattagtttttttgtgagggtggagtatatatatatatatatatatatatatatatatatatatatatataggcttcacccaaaaaaaaaaaaaactaattagaacaatctattttatatatatatatatatcacttatttatagttttcttcaattttttacgTTATTTCacttatttaaaagtatttattataattatatcattttataaaatactaaaaattaaaatcccaTGGGGCTTACGCACCGTGCCTCGGGCTTACGCCTCGGCCGAAGCGAACGTAAAACGCCCCGCCTTACGccctcgccttttaaaacattgcTCCTAAGTAGGTTTTGTTTATTTTGTACTTTTGCTTTTTCACAGGGAAGTTTCTGCTAATGTGATCGACGAAGGGAGTTCATGTTCAGTAAATTCAAgtttcactacaagaaaaacgCTCAATAGCGAAGGGAAATCTGGTCCTTAAAAGTGTGTTTCTGGTCCGTAAAGATCTATAGCGACCAGAAAAATCCGTCCCTATAGCTTCCGCCGCTAAAGGTCATTAAGGACGCGTTCGAGCGCTGGTCGTTACTGCTCTTTCGCGACCAACATAAAACTGGTCCTTAACCTTCTTTCGGGACCATTTTCTAGTGCCTAAATGAAGATTTTAGGGTCGAAATGTATGGTCGCTAATTGGTTATTGCGACAAGTTTAAAGCTGGTCCTTAAACTATTTGCTGACCAGTTTGAACCTTTTCATGAATTGCACATTTGGCGACCAAATTTTCTGCTCCTAAAAAGGTTTTTAAGGACTAACAAATCTAGTCCCTAAAGAAACAACTAACATGTCTAAATCACATTCAATTTGCAACTAGAAAATCTAATAATTAATGTAAAGATGATGAtgctttcatatatatagaaaaagtaATTACAAAAAATGATCACCATATATCAGTTACTGGCATTGTACATCAAAGATGTAATTTAGTCACAGTATTTTGTACATAGACCCATAGCAAAAACCTATATGTAATTTAGTCACAGTATTTTGTACATAGACCCATAGCAAAAACCTATATAGCTAATATCCCCTAGACTGTAATATACACTTTTCCCAACATTTCTAGCAAAATGATAGTCAACCTTTTTGTCCTCAAAAGTTTGCTTCTGGTGACCTTCAATTTCCATAACCTGTAAAAGTATTAAAAATCAATTTAGAAAAAGAATACAAAAAATCAACTGGAAAATTGGTTAAGTAACAAGACAAAATTTCAGCAGCATTTCTCCATTACAAATAAGATTCCAGCCACCAAACAAGTTCAACGTGCAACAATGATGTCTACAAATTCGTACAAAATCTACATGTATAACAGCTATTACTTGTTTTATGTTATATCTTCAAGCTtgccataacataataattgtCTTCTAGTGGATAATAATGAGAACTCACCTAATTTGTTTATGTATGTGACATCAAATGTAAGACATATAATTGCTTTTCTGGAATTTCTATTGAGATTAAGAAATCACATCTCACAAAATGTTTACAATACAAGCGACAAGTGTTTCTGTGAGCGGTTATATCTTTTGGGAGGTAGGAGAATTTTTTTCATTGGAGAAAATTACTTTTGAGATATTCACCATACAATTAATTTTACAACCCATTTCAACTGAAGATATACTGGTGAGATCTTTTTGCTGGGACCAATTCAAGGAGATGTGAGAAACTGGAAGAACTTAAATAGGACATCACAGAGAGTAAAATGATGATTCCTATACTTAGCCTTTGAGTCAAACAATCATAAGAAAGGTGTTTCGCAAGACAAACAACCAAGTATGACTGAACTATCAAACTTAGATGTGTCTAAAGCTCTAATGCACACAGGGATTAGTTAGATGTGTCTAAAGAATGAATCTTTCAAATCTTAAACAACACCAAAATGGCAAAGAAACTAATATTTCCCAGCATAGGCTACAACAGTTCACCATCTTCAACTATATCCCATGAAGCAGTACAATCGTTGAACAATAATAGAATTTAGAAACCatacttgttgaatttgcttggATGTATTTCATAACTTGATCAGTAGATGAAAAGGATGGAATATTAGTTTGCATATGCCATTTCTCAAGAATCAATGGATTTTTATTCATTGGTCGTATTCCTTGATCAATAGACATGGTAGAATCTGATCTTGTACTCTTATGGAAGGATCCCACCTCATTTCCAAGCGCTTGCAAACGGCACATAGATTTAAGTCCTAGCCCTCGTCCCTTCACTACAGGACCTGGTataagaagatcatattagtATAAATTTTAGCACTAAAATTTAGTTGGACAAATTGATAACACAATAAATTTGAGAAACCTACTTGTTTCAACAGTTTGGTTGTACTGCATAACTTGATCAGTAGATGGAGaaaatgaaatattagttttatCCCCTAAAGAGCGCACAAATTTATGCCCTCTCCCTCGTCCCTTCCCAATAGCACCTGGTGCAACAAACACATACTTGGCAGTATCTTTCACAGTGGATGCCAcctcattttctttatttgatgGTTTCATAGCAaacctacaaaaaaaaaaaaattataaagaaaatatactaaCAAAAAAATCATGTAATCAAGAGGTTACAACTCATGATGGAGGAAAGCAGGTGGTTGCAGCACATGATAAAGAGGTTACAACTCATTTTGATACAGTTAATGCAAATATgagttttgttgttgatgacaCTGGAAAGCAAATAGTAACAGCAGCTGTACGAGTTGAAGAGGAATGTGTTGACAAATCTCTGAATGGTACAAAGGTACATGAGAATTCTGATAAGCAACTGAATGCAACACCAGTTGctcaaaagaatgcagaaaTTAAATGTATGGATAATGTTACAGCTGATGTTTTTATATCTGAGAAGCAACTGGTTACTTCACCAACAACACCTATTGTGGAGAAGTCCTTAAATGTAGAGAAGCAAGTGGTTCAAGATGCTCCAGTGGGTGCTGAAGGTATTGCTAGGCAGTTGAATGTTAATGACAAGGTGTTCACTCCTGGCAAAAAGAATATTTCACCTGTTAAGACAAATCAATGAGtggaaaattcttttttaaGCAAACACCAGATGTGGTTAAGATTTTTGAAGAATTGGTTACTACTAATCAAGCTTGTCTTGATGTTCCTTCTACTACTTATGGAATTAGTGGAGAAAGGAAATTATGGAGTGACCAGATGGAAGAAGATTTTGAGGAGGGTGAGATTTCAAGTGGTAAACAAGGTGATCAAGATCAGGATTCATCAGGTTCCTCACAAGAACCAGTTGATATCATGTTTGGCAAGGTTGTTGATCTTTGTTCAGAAGCAGGCAAATGAAGATAATAGAAAAATGCAGGAAACTGGTGGCTGCAAGCTCCAGAAGGAAGTGTTAATAGTGGCAGTCAAGAAGTTGATCATATTCCGGCAACAGCCACAACAGTTCTAGCACATCAACAAAAGATACTTGCTGAGAATGATGCAAGTGTACCAGCAGCTTAACAGGTATACAaggtatttgaatgtgtgacaCCAATTCACAAGCAACAGTCTACCTTGAAAGTGCAGGATGCAGTTGAATCTGGTGCTAAGCAGAAGAGTAATGCAAATGCAAACAAGCAGAAACATTCAGCAACTACAGGAAATGGTGCTAAAGTGTTGCATAATGCCATGGTCCAAGAAAGTGGCAGCTCCTACCACTTCAAATAAGTCCACAAGAtccaagaaaaataaatgaagttccAAGATTTTTTGGAAAGGCTAGAAGATCAAGACAAGTTTGAAGAACTACATACTTTAGAAGATTTTACAAGTCCAAAGAAGAAGGGTCTTGACtctattttctttcttgtattattttctcattatcttagcattatcatttgtAATATCATCACAGAGTGTGTGATGATCATAGCTTATTTGGTACTTTCAAGTTCCTATTGTTTACATGCTTGCTAGTAGTAGAggcttttccttttctttgccTCAAAAGGATTAGTAAGGTAAGACCTTCCCCTTTGCTTGTACTTTTCCCTTTGTGGTTtgctttcaagaaaataaataaatagccTTAGGCACCAGAAATGGCTAGTGGATTTTGCTTTaagaaaaatgatgaatatgctAATGGCATAAAGTGATACTTCACTTCAGTCAttcttttttgcttattttgtgTAGGATTCTGTAAATCTACAACATCATCatccaatttttaaaaaatctcgGAAAAATCACGAGATTTCCCAACATCTGTTTTATTCacttactttttaaaaaagcaGCAAACAACAAAAGTTCAACGCTTTCTTCATTTTAATTGAACTCAGTCATATTTCTAGAGGGCAAACGCTGATTCCTTTTCTTTCGTGTAATTTTTGAATAACCATTTCTCAAACAATATATCCATAGAAACTGTCAAGTATAGATATCTGATACACCAATTTCTGTTAAAACACCATTTTCCTAACATTGCTTCCAAATTAAACTTGCAATTTCTGCATCAACCATTAACTTTGCCCAACTTTGTTCTATAGCCAAGTACTATGTGAATAAGAAGTGCCAACTATGATATCTCTATTTCAGACTAGTACTCCAATTCAACTAGTTTAATTTACTTATTCTAATACAACAGAATAATAAGTTGAGACAGAATGTAAACTCTACAAAGAACTCCATTACTCCtaaacttttaatttatttataagcTAATAGTTCAGCCATCCACTTTCAACAATAAACTAGGTTTATGGTTTTCCTCTCAATCAAGCATCAGCGCATCTTGTAAATAAATTTCATTTCTGTTTTACTAAGCTATGATGCTAAGATTTTGTTGTtctacttttctttcttctttagcTTAAATACTCTATTGCATATAGAATTATAATTCACAAATTtgatatattaaaattttcctggtaaaaaaaaaaaaaaagattcataattgacaaaatgaaaatatacttttttttattcatttaagTTTCAAGCTACAAATATCTGAATTAGAGCTTCTAATGGTTAAAAAAATTACCAATTCATCACCAAATATGAAAAACCACCATAACAGCCCAAATGAAACTTTCTTAGCCCTTCAAGAAAGACCCAGAAGACAAGCTTATCACAACCCTAATAGAGAAAATCCTAAAATAAACTCTCAAAATTCTCCTCCTTGACCTCTAAGCCCTAGCTTTAAACCCAGTACTATCACTTTTTAGCTCACATAACACTAATTAGAATCCTAAAAAAGCCAATCACAGAGATAAAGATAGAACAAGAGGATAAAAATTCTGGTTTCAATAGAAATAGatgaagaaggagatgaaggaTTAAGGACTCACTCTTGATATAGCCGGATAATACTGGTTGTACGCAGACAAGAAGGTTTTACTTTGCTGTGGATTCAAGCTTTTGAGCGAGGAGATTTAGGGATTTTACTTTGAGAGAGAAAGTTTTGCCTCTTTTAGTGTTTACTTGGCGCCTTGCCCTTTTTTAGTCCCGCTAAATTTTAGCTTCTTTTGGATATCCCGcccaatttttcactttttggcaCGAGATATGTGTTTTTTCATAGACTTTAGTTATCCAATTTGGGTTTAGCTTAAGTCCCTTCATGTatctaaaatataaaaactagcTAATTACGGACCAGTAAAAAAAATCATCCCGGTAATTGTTTTTTCTTAAGTTTTTAGCTTTGTTCATCATCTATGTAAGagacataaatatatatgtatgagaaactAAGCAAAAAGCTTTCAAGGATAGTCATTAATCCTCATGTTTCACATCTGCTAACTTTCGACTTCTGCAATTTTGATAAAAGTCTTATTCTTTGGTGTGTTGCTGCATTTGTTTCAAAATCCACTTGAAATTTACACTTTGCTTCAATCAAGCAACTGCAAGGTTATCGTATTGTAGATTTATAAGGTGATTGTAGTACTTGTTGGGTATATACC is drawn from Lycium ferocissimum isolate CSIRO_LF1 unplaced genomic scaffold, AGI_CSIRO_Lferr_CH_V1 ctg1689, whole genome shotgun sequence and contains these coding sequences:
- the LOC132042661 gene encoding uncharacterized protein LOC132042661, yielding MKPSNKENEVASTVKDTAKYVFVAPGAIGKGRGRGHKFVRSLGDKTNISFSPSTDQVMQYNQTVETSPVVKGRGLGLKSMCRLQALGNEVGSFHKSTRSDSTMSIDQGIRPMNKNPLILEKWHMQTNIPSFSSTDQVMKYIQANSTSMVSKFYYCSTIVLLHGI